One segment of Clostridium botulinum DNA contains the following:
- a CDS encoding D-alanyl-D-alanine carboxypeptidase family protein produces MKRNLILKTLALTLTISLFAPFSVKSYATENTEQTSPSIQAESALTMDYETGEIIYAKDADSKRYPASTTKLLTGLLLAEKFEKNSELSFTQSAKEQPEYSLNINYMGNRMQVGDKMLADDVMKGLLLFSGNDTAYMIADNVAGSSDAFSALMNKRAKELGANNTNFITANGLHDPNHYTTAYDLSLITKAAFDNPWERETMELKESPIDINGSRIILENRNLGLGKNGNIAGKTGLTNAAGGCLAAVYEKDGRKIVGVVLKSRQIDNVDMTKFNDMDSIINYSYSTDKQVYKKANEEVGTTDLQYKSFGLFGPTRTITVPIVLSQDVMYYKNAINDAESTITYNASNNSAWKLAFNKNTNLTYSTRNHTEDVKGMINVSVGKILKDNILLYSTVLVIAIIIITLIVLIRNMAKNNRKRRYRRRY; encoded by the coding sequence TTGAAAAGAAATTTAATCTTAAAAACACTTGCATTAACCCTTACTATTTCACTATTTGCTCCTTTTTCAGTAAAAAGTTATGCAACTGAAAATACGGAACAAACCTCACCTAGTATTCAAGCTGAATCAGCTTTAACTATGGATTATGAAACAGGTGAAATAATTTATGCTAAAGATGCTGACAGTAAAAGGTATCCTGCAAGTACTACTAAATTATTAACAGGTTTATTATTAGCTGAAAAATTCGAAAAAAATTCTGAGCTTTCGTTTACTCAATCAGCTAAAGAACAACCAGAATATTCCTTAAACATAAATTATATGGGTAATAGAATGCAAGTTGGAGATAAAATGCTTGCTGATGATGTTATGAAGGGATTATTATTATTCTCTGGAAATGATACTGCTTATATGATTGCAGATAATGTTGCTGGAAGTTCAGACGCATTTTCAGCATTAATGAATAAAAGAGCAAAAGAACTTGGTGCTAATAATACTAATTTTATTACCGCTAATGGACTTCATGACCCAAACCACTATACAACCGCTTATGATTTATCTTTAATAACTAAAGCTGCCTTTGATAATCCATGGGAAAGAGAAACTATGGAATTAAAAGAATCACCTATAGATATCAATGGTTCTAGAATTATATTAGAAAATAGAAATTTAGGTTTAGGTAAGAATGGTAATATTGCTGGTAAAACTGGATTAACCAATGCTGCCGGTGGTTGTTTAGCTGCTGTGTATGAAAAAGATGGTAGAAAAATAGTCGGTGTTGTTTTAAAAAGTAGACAAATAGATAACGTTGATATGACTAAATTTAATGATATGGATTCTATTATAAATTATAGTTATTCTACTGATAAACAAGTCTATAAAAAAGCTAATGAAGAAGTTGGAACTACTGATTTACAATATAAATCTTTTGGTTTATTTGGACCTACAAGAACAATTACTGTACCTATAGTTTTAAGTCAAGATGTTATGTATTATAAAAATGCTATTAATGATGCTGAATCTACAATAACTTATAACGCTTCAAATAATAGCGCTTGGAAATTAGCATTTAATAAAAATACAAACTTAACTTATTCAACTAGAAATCATACTGAAGATGTTAAAGGTATGATAAATGTCTCTGTTGGAAAAATATTAAAAGATAATATTTTATTATATTCAACTGTTTTAGTAATTGCTATAATAATCATTACATTAATAGTTTTAATAAGAAATATGGCTAAAAATAATAGAAAAAGACGTTACAGAAGAAGATATTAA
- a CDS encoding DedA family protein, translating into MENASQIVDIFIHMNKYIGMIINNYGMQTYLILFIVIFCETGLVVTPFLPGDSLIFAAATFAAMGALNIYILVILLIFAAVLGDTVNYEIGRLFGNKLIKSNIVKKDHIEKTNKFYEKHGVKTIMFARFIPIVRTIAPFVAGIGKMNYKDFILFNVIGGNLWVMILSICGYFFGNIRFVRNNLSLILIGMIIISILPAVIVFINEKRKNSSVQKI; encoded by the coding sequence ATGGAAAACGCAAGTCAAATAGTAGATATATTTATACATATGAATAAATATATTGGAATGATAATTAATAATTATGGAATGCAAACTTATTTAATTTTATTTATTGTAATATTTTGTGAAACAGGGTTGGTTGTAACTCCATTTTTACCAGGAGATTCACTGATATTTGCAGCTGCTACATTCGCAGCTATGGGAGCTTTAAATATTTATATTTTAGTAATATTATTAATATTTGCAGCCGTATTAGGTGATACAGTGAATTATGAGATTGGAAGGCTATTTGGAAATAAATTAATAAAAAGTAATATAGTAAAAAAAGATCATATAGAAAAGACTAATAAATTTTATGAAAAGCATGGGGTAAAAACTATAATGTTTGCAAGGTTTATTCCTATAGTACGTACAATAGCACCATTTGTAGCTGGAATTGGAAAAATGAATTATAAAGATTTCATTTTATTCAATGTTATTGGTGGAAATTTATGGGTAATGATATTATCTATATGTGGATATTTCTTTGGAAATATTAGATTTGTTAGAAATAACTTATCACTTATTTTAATAGGAATGATAATTATATCTATTTTACCAGCAGTAATTGTATTTATAAATGAAAAACGAAAAAATTCTTCAGTTCAAAAAATATAA
- a CDS encoding tetratricopeptide repeat protein, with translation MENTNKNSFLQKIFCTYKKISESNKYFTSIVTMILTLVTVLGIVVAVKSLMPSEEKVSIATNPAEEAFFNGNYNLAIEEYTKLQAETPWPEYNMEIAEIYSIKGDYVKSNELISKVYESRNKTIDTNNREELKEKDEKITNEIVLTSFMNGENKKALEYGELFLKDNPTYKDLANTMFTVYISNNNMEKAKEILAGYSTSDSIKDLIITSRMNVLLGDWETGLKLLKDAYDKNEDALAIFEGIKELSLYDKEKLISEVSKLQSKYKNENIYKIWLAEIYSLDKNTVSKSIDIINSMKNDDLNETEIFSTKFIEYTAYKNKEDSKVAISCLDEMINDNKESYIDFYIQSLYDYESGRYKEAFENAKKSILLNRNYSNIYSTLIPNIIIKDSKAEEGKFENITSYLRTALEIDLFNPEVLVNTAKYYQDIVKDSNKALEYYEIASKIDSKNPEIYYNSALIKINNQREDEGIKLLDKSIELDSSNAKYYRTLGSVYLNKGKNEKAINAIRSAYAIDEKDIINLNNAGYYYICVEGDMDRALVNFKAAYNEINENTDSKIKEIITENYNRIKTYKKDNSGGLTISQFKLIEY, from the coding sequence ATGGAAAACACAAATAAAAACTCTTTTCTACAAAAGATATTTTGTACATATAAAAAGATTTCTGAGTCTAACAAATATTTTACTTCTATAGTTACAATGATTTTAACATTAGTAACTGTATTAGGGATTGTAGTTGCAGTTAAAAGCTTAATGCCAAGTGAAGAAAAAGTATCAATAGCAACGAATCCAGCAGAAGAGGCATTCTTTAATGGAAATTATAATTTAGCTATTGAAGAATATACAAAGTTACAAGCAGAAACACCTTGGCCAGAGTATAATATGGAGATTGCAGAGATTTACTCTATAAAAGGTGATTATGTAAAATCAAATGAGTTAATAAGTAAAGTATATGAATCAAGAAATAAAACTATAGATACGAATAATAGAGAAGAATTAAAAGAAAAAGATGAAAAAATTACAAATGAAATAGTATTAACAAGTTTTATGAATGGTGAAAACAAAAAGGCTTTAGAGTATGGTGAATTATTCCTAAAAGATAATCCAACGTATAAAGATTTGGCCAATACAATGTTTACAGTTTACATTAGTAATAATAATATGGAAAAAGCAAAAGAAATTTTAGCAGGTTATAGTACTTCAGATAGCATAAAAGATCTTATAATTACTTCAAGAATGAATGTTTTACTTGGAGATTGGGAAACTGGATTGAAGCTATTAAAAGATGCATATGATAAAAATGAAGATGCATTAGCTATTTTTGAGGGAATAAAAGAATTATCATTATATGATAAAGAAAAATTAATAAGTGAAGTTTCAAAGCTACAAAGCAAATATAAAAATGAAAACATCTATAAAATATGGCTTGCAGAAATATATTCATTAGATAAGAACACTGTTTCAAAATCTATAGATATAATAAATAGTATGAAAAATGATGATCTTAATGAAACAGAAATATTTAGCACTAAATTTATAGAATACACAGCATATAAAAATAAAGAGGATTCTAAAGTGGCTATTAGTTGCTTGGATGAAATGATAAATGATAATAAAGAGTCATATATTGATTTTTATATACAATCTTTATATGATTATGAATCTGGAAGATATAAAGAAGCATTTGAAAATGCTAAGAAGTCTATATTATTAAATAGAAACTATTCTAATATATATAGCACTTTAATACCTAACATTATAATTAAAGATTCTAAAGCAGAAGAAGGAAAATTTGAAAATATTACATCTTATCTTAGAACTGCTTTAGAAATAGACTTATTTAATCCAGAAGTTTTGGTAAATACAGCGAAATATTATCAAGATATAGTTAAGGATTCAAATAAAGCCTTAGAGTATTATGAAATTGCATCAAAAATAGATTCTAAAAACCCTGAAATATATTATAATTCAGCTTTGATTAAAATAAATAATCAAAGAGAAGATGAAGGTATAAAGCTTTTAGACAAAAGTATTGAGTTAGATAGTAGCAATGCAAAATATTATAGAACTTTAGGAAGTGTTTATCTAAATAAAGGGAAAAATGAAAAAGCTATAAATGCTATAAGATCTGCCTATGCTATTGATGAAAAGGACATAATAAACTTAAATAATGCAGGATATTATTACATATGTGTTGAAGGTGACATGGACAGAGCATTAGTTAACTTTAAAGCAGCTTACAATGAAATAAATGAAAATACTGATAGTAAGATAAAAGAAATAATAACTGAAAACTACAATAGAATAAAAACATATAAAAAAGACAATAGTGGTGGATTAACCATTTCGCAATTTAAATTAATAGAATATTAA
- a CDS encoding type 1 glutamine amidotransferase, with amino-acid sequence MELNICHLYPDLLNVYGDVGNVLILKHRAEERGIKVNIINSSINDTIDKDEIDIIFFGGGQDYEQSIVSEDLNTIKKDSLISYVEEGKVLLAICGGYQLLGKYYTAPNGEKINGLGVLNIYTEGGDTRFIGNTEIYNEACNQTYVGFENHSGRTYINDHTPLGKCVHGYGNNGEDGNEGCIYKNTFCSYFHGSFLSKNPEFADKLLALALKNKYGNEVALDVLDDNFEINAKKSIQKKLNTNS; translated from the coding sequence TTGGAATTAAATATTTGTCACTTATATCCTGATTTATTAAATGTATATGGGGATGTAGGTAATGTACTAATTTTAAAACACAGAGCAGAAGAAAGAGGAATAAAAGTAAACATTATTAATTCTTCTATAAATGATACTATAGATAAAGATGAAATAGATATTATATTCTTTGGTGGCGGTCAAGATTATGAACAATCAATAGTATCTGAAGATTTAAATACTATAAAAAAAGACTCTTTAATTTCTTATGTTGAAGAAGGAAAAGTACTATTAGCAATATGTGGTGGCTATCAATTATTGGGTAAATATTACACTGCTCCAAATGGTGAGAAAATCAATGGGCTAGGTGTATTAAATATTTATACTGAAGGTGGCGACACAAGATTTATAGGTAATACTGAAATATATAATGAAGCATGTAATCAAACTTATGTTGGTTTCGAAAACCATTCTGGTAGAACCTATATAAATGATCATACTCCACTTGGAAAATGTGTTCATGGATATGGAAATAATGGTGAAGATGGAAATGAAGGTTGCATATATAAAAATACTTTTTGTTCATATTTTCATGGATCATTTTTATCTAAAAACCCCGAATTTGCTGATAAGCTTTTAGCTTTAGCTTTAAAGAATAAGTATGGCAATGAAGTTGCTTTAGATGTTTTAGATGATAATTTTGAAATAAATGCAAAAAAATCAATTCAGAAAAAACTAAATACAAATTCTTAA
- a CDS encoding Mur ligase family protein, giving the protein MTTINIKSILSIISAKCIAFLSKHLIKGGSTFPGKIALKIDKNILKTVSDGYKVILVTGTNGKTTTTSMITNILKENGFDVITNNTGANLYPGITACFISNYKFFNKSKDRYAVIEVDEANVKFITEHISPEIITVTNLFRDQLDRYGEVYTTLNKILEGVVKVPDSKLILNGDESLLGKLDLKNPMIYYGFNTPINENHSIDINADSKFCKVCKTRYSYNFVTYNHLGDFYCTECGYKRPMLSYAVNKIFDLNPENSSVLINDTDVLISQSGAYNIYNALCAYAISKELGVNDDVIVNSLQNQNSSFGRQEQITIGSKHVEIILVKNPAGYNQALDTLCLNKNDFSATFLLNDNYADGRDISWIWDVNFEKISTLPIKNIFISGTRMYDMAVRLKIAGLNKDKFILEEDYEKLTESIQNDSSSNKVYILATYTAMINYRKYLHSKGYIKKLW; this is encoded by the coding sequence GTGACTACAATAAATATTAAGTCTATTTTAAGTATAATTTCAGCTAAATGCATAGCATTTCTTTCAAAACATCTAATAAAGGGAGGAAGTACTTTCCCTGGTAAAATAGCACTGAAAATTGATAAAAATATTTTAAAAACAGTTAGTGATGGCTATAAGGTAATACTTGTAACTGGTACTAATGGAAAAACTACTACTACAAGTATGATAACAAATATACTAAAAGAAAATGGATTTGATGTCATAACTAATAATACAGGTGCTAATTTGTATCCTGGTATTACAGCTTGTTTTATATCGAATTATAAGTTTTTTAATAAATCTAAAGATAGATACGCTGTAATTGAAGTTGATGAAGCTAATGTTAAATTTATAACTGAACATATTTCTCCAGAAATAATAACAGTAACAAACTTATTTAGAGATCAATTAGATAGATATGGTGAAGTTTACACAACACTTAACAAAATTTTAGAAGGTGTAGTTAAAGTTCCTGACTCAAAATTAATTTTAAATGGTGATGAATCTTTACTTGGCAAATTAGACCTAAAGAATCCAATGATTTATTATGGTTTTAATACACCTATAAATGAAAATCATTCTATTGATATAAATGCAGACTCAAAATTCTGTAAAGTTTGTAAGACAAGATACTCTTATAATTTTGTAACTTATAATCATCTAGGAGACTTTTATTGTACCGAATGCGGATATAAAAGACCAATGCTAAGTTATGCTGTTAATAAAATATTTGATTTAAACCCTGAAAATTCGTCTGTTCTTATTAATGATACTGATGTCTTAATAAGTCAATCAGGAGCTTATAATATTTACAACGCATTATGTGCCTACGCAATATCAAAAGAGCTAGGCGTTAACGATGATGTAATAGTGAACTCTCTCCAAAATCAAAATTCAAGTTTTGGTAGACAAGAGCAAATTACTATTGGTAGTAAGCATGTTGAAATAATATTAGTTAAGAATCCAGCTGGTTACAATCAAGCACTTGATACTTTATGTCTTAATAAAAATGACTTTTCAGCTACATTTTTATTAAATGATAATTATGCTGATGGAAGAGATATTTCTTGGATATGGGATGTTAATTTTGAGAAAATATCTACTCTTCCAATAAAAAATATTTTTATTTCAGGAACAAGAATGTATGATATGGCCGTAAGATTAAAAATTGCTGGTCTTAATAAAGATAAGTTTATATTAGAAGAAGATTATGAAAAACTAACTGAATCTATACAAAATGATTCATCTTCTAATAAGGTATATATTTTAGCAACTTATACTGCTATGATAAATTATCGAAAATACCTTCATTCAAAAGGTTACATTAAAAAATTATGGTAA
- a CDS encoding flavin reductase family protein, producing the protein MNKLNFKGSVMLNPTPVVLVTSKNKEGNVNVFTVGWISTVCTKPPILAMGVRPERLSYDYIKESEECVINLPNKQMVKIVDYCGVRSGKKEDKIKNLNLKLNEGVKVNTPSLEDAPFALECKLKSITPLGTHDLFLLEVLNVKVDENLLDENGKIGFNKAELICYNHGEYFEVNSNPLGSFGYSVMKKTTKKKPRKKSK; encoded by the coding sequence ATGAATAAATTAAATTTTAAAGGTAGTGTGATGTTAAATCCCACTCCTGTAGTTCTTGTTACATCTAAAAATAAAGAAGGTAATGTAAATGTATTTACTGTTGGCTGGATAAGTACAGTATGTACAAAACCACCTATACTTGCAATGGGGGTAAGACCTGAAAGATTATCTTATGACTATATAAAAGAATCTGAGGAATGTGTTATTAATTTACCTAATAAACAAATGGTAAAAATAGTAGATTATTGTGGTGTTCGATCAGGTAAAAAAGAAGATAAAATTAAAAATCTTAATTTAAAATTAAATGAAGGCGTAAAAGTAAATACACCTTCATTAGAAGATGCCCCATTTGCATTAGAATGTAAATTAAAATCTATTACGCCATTAGGTACTCATGATTTATTTTTATTAGAAGTACTTAATGTTAAAGTAGATGAAAACTTATTAGATGAAAATGGTAAAATCGGTTTTAATAAAGCTGAGTTAATTTGTTATAATCACGGAGAATATTTTGAAGTTAATTCAAATCCTTTAGGATCATTTGGATATTCTGTTATGAAAAAAACCACTAAAAAAAAGCCGAGAAAAAAATCTAAATAA
- a CDS encoding acyltransferase family protein, which translates to MEVKNRDSYFDNLRGFFLICVIIGNSLEYVSPTCIDPHYFILFLYMFHMPALTFISGYFCKKSNRTTQQKVLDTFKIYFYAQTFYYLLSIIVFQNYGLRIEYLRPNWTLWYLFALTAFYIISDYIKNYRTALPLSILVSLILGLDVSFTAQASAARIIFFLPFFIAGLGFEKRHLEIIKKHLWKFILVSLLSLGILYVLKDETSVELLFEYTNYTFYYDTSTYPLFIRVLHYIGAFSILGVIFSICTSNKTSISWIGKNSLYLYISHAAAIQLMVKFRLFKIDTPLQIVVSEIILILILCLITYLYLNIKNKIKYKI; encoded by the coding sequence TTGGAAGTTAAAAATAGAGACAGTTACTTTGATAATTTAAGAGGCTTCTTTTTAATTTGTGTTATAATTGGTAACTCACTTGAATATGTAAGTCCTACATGTATAGATCCTCATTACTTTATCCTTTTTCTTTATATGTTTCACATGCCAGCATTAACTTTTATATCAGGATATTTTTGTAAAAAAAGCAACAGAACCACACAACAAAAAGTACTTGATACATTCAAAATATATTTTTATGCTCAAACTTTTTATTATCTACTAAGTATAATTGTATTTCAAAATTACGGTTTAAGAATTGAATATTTGCGTCCTAACTGGACCTTGTGGTATTTATTTGCATTAACAGCCTTCTATATAATTTCAGATTATATAAAAAATTACAGAACAGCGTTACCACTTAGTATATTAGTTTCTTTAATTCTTGGTCTTGATGTAAGTTTTACTGCACAAGCTAGCGCGGCTAGAATTATATTTTTCTTGCCATTTTTTATAGCTGGATTAGGCTTTGAAAAAAGACATTTAGAGATTATAAAAAAACATTTATGGAAATTTATTTTGGTAAGTTTACTGTCATTAGGTATTTTATATGTTCTTAAAGATGAAACTTCTGTAGAACTATTATTTGAATATACAAATTACACATTTTATTATGATACTTCTACTTATCCATTATTTATAAGGGTTCTTCATTATATAGGAGCTTTTTCAATTTTAGGAGTTATTTTTAGTATTTGTACTTCAAATAAAACTTCAATATCTTGGATTGGTAAAAACTCATTATATCTATATATATCACACGCAGCTGCAATACAATTAATGGTGAAATTTAGATTATTTAAAATTGATACGCCTTTACAAATTGTAGTTTCAGAAATAATTTTAATTTTAATTTTATGCTTAATTACATATTTATATTTAAATATAAAAAATAAAATAAAATATAAAATATAA
- a CDS encoding arsenate reductase family protein: MNIQIFGTKKCFDTKKAERYFKERRVTFQFIDLNEKGISKGELNSVLNSVAINDLINSKSKDYTKLNLNNIRSIDIKKEIILKNPKVINTPIVRNGKQATVGYTPDIWNDWE; this comes from the coding sequence ATGAACATACAAATATTTGGAACTAAAAAATGTTTTGATACAAAGAAGGCAGAAAGATATTTTAAGGAAAGAAGAGTGACTTTTCAATTTATTGACTTAAATGAAAAGGGAATAAGTAAAGGTGAGCTTAATAGTGTTTTAAATTCAGTAGCTATTAATGATTTAATAAATTCAAAATCTAAAGACTATACTAAATTGAATTTAAATAATATTAGAAGCATTGATATAAAGAAAGAAATTATATTAAAAAATCCTAAAGTTATTAATACTCCAATTGTAAGGAATGGTAAACAAGCTACGGTGGGATATACTCCAGATATATGGAATGATTGGGAATAG
- a CDS encoding polysaccharide deacetylase family protein translates to MKKYFKFLILSIILIFSIFNTYSANALDQTQRKIVYLTFDDGPSPNNTENILQILNENNVRATFCVVGSNALRYKETLKQLNEYDMGIIPHCNNHEYKELYSSTQYYIEDLNRCTEIINNVIGENKKFRFVRMPGGSDNTVGDYQTLQNIKSELKRIGMDYIDWSIDSGDTCAAMVPKEQITSNVEGQAGVYNIEVVLMHDLENKVTTTGALQGIINKYKKLGYEFKTFDEMEDWEVQYLIGKRVIDK, encoded by the coding sequence ATGAAAAAATATTTTAAATTTCTAATATTATCTATTATTCTAATTTTTTCAATTTTTAATACATATAGCGCTAATGCATTAGATCAAACTCAAAGGAAAATTGTCTATTTAACATTTGATGACGGTCCATCTCCTAATAATACGGAGAATATATTGCAAATACTAAATGAAAATAATGTAAGGGCTACTTTTTGTGTAGTTGGTTCTAATGCTTTAAGATATAAAGAAACATTAAAACAATTAAATGAATATGATATGGGGATTATACCTCATTGTAATAATCATGAATATAAAGAATTGTATTCATCAACTCAGTATTATATAGAGGATCTTAATAGATGTACTGAAATTATAAATAATGTTATAGGAGAAAATAAAAAATTTAGATTTGTAAGAATGCCTGGAGGATCTGATAATACAGTAGGGGATTATCAAACTTTACAAAATATAAAAAGTGAACTAAAAAGAATAGGTATGGATTATATAGATTGGAGTATAGACTCAGGAGATACTTGTGCAGCTATGGTGCCAAAAGAACAAATAACAAGCAATGTTGAAGGGCAGGCTGGTGTTTATAATATAGAAGTTGTTTTAATGCACGATTTAGAAAATAAAGTTACAACAACAGGTGCACTTCAAGGTATTATAAATAAATATAAAAAATTAGGGTATGAATTTAAAACCTTTGATGAAATGGAAGACTGGGAAGTTCAATATTTAATAGGTAAACGTGTAATAGATAAGTAA
- a CDS encoding MATE family efflux transporter, with protein MIKDMTKGNPGKIVFLFAMPMVMGNIFQQFYNIIDSVVVGNFIGANALAAVGASYPITFLFIAIATGASIGCSVVISQMFGAKQIGNMKTAIYTSIISIVIFSTVLMIIGIITSNSVLRILKTPLDILKDADSYMKVYMMGVVFLFIYNINTGAFNALGNSKIPLYFLIFSSILNVGLDLLFVIKFKMGVVGAAYATLISQGVAAVFSLIYLLIKVKRIDVEEEYKIFDINILKKTCKIAIPSIIQQAIVSIGNLFVQALVNTYGVVTIAAYTSATRIDSIIIMPMVNISSAVSTFTAQNIGADLIGRVKDGYKAALKMIGIFCFIIAMLLHVYAKNIIGVFVDSNINQEAISIGVEYITVVSIFYVLMGLMVTTNGVLRGAGDIKVFMISTLCNLSLRVIAAYTLSNFIGQKAIWWAIPLGWILASTISVLRYKSGKWKNAKMV; from the coding sequence ATGATAAAGGATATGACAAAAGGCAATCCTGGAAAAATAGTGTTTCTATTTGCTATGCCTATGGTTATGGGAAATATATTTCAGCAATTTTACAATATTATAGATTCAGTAGTTGTAGGAAATTTTATAGGAGCTAATGCATTAGCAGCTGTAGGAGCTTCTTATCCTATTACATTTTTGTTTATAGCAATTGCAACTGGAGCTAGTATTGGATGCTCTGTTGTAATATCACAGATGTTTGGAGCAAAGCAAATAGGCAATATGAAAACAGCAATATATACTTCAATTATTTCTATAGTTATTTTTAGTACAGTATTAATGATAATAGGAATAATCACTAGTAATTCAGTATTAAGAATTTTAAAAACTCCACTTGATATATTAAAAGATGCTGATAGTTACATGAAAGTATATATGATGGGTGTAGTTTTTCTGTTTATATATAATATTAATACTGGAGCATTTAATGCTTTAGGTAATTCTAAAATCCCTTTATATTTTTTGATTTTTTCATCTATTTTAAATGTAGGATTAGATTTATTATTTGTAATAAAATTTAAAATGGGAGTAGTAGGTGCAGCATATGCAACTTTAATATCTCAAGGTGTAGCCGCAGTATTTTCATTAATATATCTTTTAATAAAGGTAAAAAGAATAGATGTAGAGGAAGAATATAAAATATTTGATATTAATATATTGAAAAAAACATGTAAAATAGCTATTCCATCAATAATACAACAAGCGATAGTATCAATAGGAAATTTGTTTGTTCAAGCTTTAGTTAATACTTATGGAGTTGTAACTATTGCGGCATATACATCAGCTACCAGAATAGATTCTATAATTATTATGCCAATGGTTAATATAAGTAGCGCAGTATCTACATTTACAGCTCAAAATATTGGTGCTGATTTAATAGGGCGTGTAAAGGATGGATATAAAGCAGCACTAAAAATGATAGGTATATTTTGTTTTATAATTGCAATGTTACTGCATGTATATGCAAAAAATATAATAGGAGTATTTGTTGATTCAAACATCAATCAAGAAGCTATTAGTATAGGTGTAGAGTATATAACAGTAGTTTCAATTTTTTATGTACTTATGGGACTTATGGTAACTACAAATGGAGTACTTAGGGGAGCAGGGGATATCAAAGTATTCATGATAAGCACATTATGTAATTTATCATTAAGAGTAATAGCTGCATATACTTTATCAAATTTTATTGGACAAAAGGCAATATGGTGGGCAATACCATTAGGGTGGATATTAGCATCTACAATATCTGTATTAAGATATAAGAGTGGAAAGTGGAAAAATGCAAAAATGGTATGA